A stretch of the Ictidomys tridecemlineatus isolate mIctTri1 chromosome 5, mIctTri1.hap1, whole genome shotgun sequence genome encodes the following:
- the Eid1 gene encoding EP300-interacting inhibitor of differentiation 1, whose product MSEMAELSELYEECNDLQMDVMPGEGDLPQMEVGSGNREPSLSPSRNGAPPQLEEEGPMEAEEAQPMAAPKGKRGLANRPNPGEQPGQIAGPDFESEDEGEEFDDWEDDYDYPEEEQLSGAGYRVSAALEEANKMFLRTSRAREAALDGGFQMHYEKTPFDQLAFIEELFSLMVVNRLTEELGCDEIIDRE is encoded by the coding sequence ATGTCGGAAATGGCAGAGCTGTCCGAGCTGTATGAAGAGTGCAATGACCTACAGATGGATGTGATGCCTGGCGAGGGTGACCTTCCGCAGATGGAGGTAGGCAGCGGGAACCGGGAGCCATCCCTGAGCCCCTCCCGCAACGGGGCCCCGCCACAGCTCGAGGAGGAAGGCCCAATGGAGGCGGAGGAGGCCCAGCCAATGGCGGCGCCAAAGGGGAAACGCGGCCTGGCTAACCGGCCCAACCCCGGGGAACAGCCGGGCCAGATCGCGGGCCCAGACTTCGAGAGCGAGGATGAGGGCGAGGAATTTGATGACTGGGAGGACGACTACGACTATCCCGAAGAGGAGCAGCTGAGTGGTGCGGGCTACAGAGTGTCAGCCGCCCTTGAAGAAGCCAACAAGATGTTTCTGAGAACATCCCGAGCAAGGGAGGCAGCCCTGGATGGCGGGTTTCAGATGCATTATGAGAAGACCCCGTTTGATCAGTTAGCTTTTATCGAAGAGCTTTTTTCACTTATGGTGGTCAATCGTCTAACCGAAGAACTCGGTTGTGATGAGATTATTGATAGAGAGTAG